Proteins from one Staphylococcus sp. IVB6214 genomic window:
- a CDS encoding AMP-binding protein: protein MELLKRIAYYAEHQPYEMALYINQTAVTYEGLWRQVQQAASLLSDECIGCDVVLSFEKMEKFIVSYLALLYKSATPCVMDPHWSENRLESLCGKYGFAYVWNDEGFKQTGYQGVQHDKLDLLHIGFTSGTTGLPKAFYRNEPSWIASFQENESLLPESDIQQMPVMVALGPHAHSLTLYVLVYALFYGRTFIGQNDYDMEQCQYAIQQFYRPSCLFLVPTMVHDWLYQSSLNDLKTYVFVSGDKLSVKLHHQLKTKFPAMTIYEFFGTSEASFISVNEDQMAPLQSVGRLFSSVEVRIDDQDAQGIGELYVRSPMTFSGYIDEPVPEWIQTGDYASIKEDILYLHGRTQDRMIIGGKNISPYMIEQALKTIKGIDEVVIISQRHQKFGELALGLYEGDRQLTYREIRRQLEDTLSRYEFPSKLICVPKLPRTASGKISRRAAQLLYEQGAWQ from the coding sequence ATGGAATTACTAAAACGTATTGCCTATTATGCAGAGCATCAGCCATATGAAATGGCACTTTATATTAATCAAACAGCAGTCACGTATGAAGGATTGTGGAGACAGGTTCAACAAGCTGCATCATTGTTATCAGATGAATGTATCGGATGTGATGTAGTACTATCATTTGAAAAAATGGAAAAGTTTATTGTATCTTATTTAGCATTGTTATATAAAAGCGCAACGCCATGTGTTATGGATCCACACTGGTCAGAGAACCGACTCGAATCATTATGTGGAAAATATGGTTTTGCTTATGTTTGGAATGATGAGGGTTTTAAACAAACAGGTTATCAAGGAGTACAACATGACAAGCTGGATTTATTACATATTGGATTTACATCGGGGACGACAGGTTTGCCAAAAGCATTTTATCGTAACGAACCATCATGGATTGCTTCATTTCAAGAAAATGAATCGTTATTACCAGAATCTGATATTCAACAAATGCCAGTAATGGTTGCTTTAGGACCTCATGCACACTCATTGACATTATATGTGCTGGTGTATGCGTTGTTTTATGGCCGTACATTTATCGGGCAAAATGATTATGATATGGAACAATGCCAATATGCGATACAGCAATTTTATCGACCAAGCTGTCTTTTTCTCGTACCGACTATGGTTCATGATTGGTTGTATCAATCATCATTGAATGATTTGAAGACATACGTGTTTGTATCCGGAGATAAATTGTCTGTAAAATTGCATCATCAATTAAAAACAAAATTCCCGGCAATGACGATTTATGAGTTTTTTGGAACGTCTGAGGCAAGCTTTATTAGTGTGAATGAAGATCAAATGGCACCCCTTCAATCAGTCGGTCGATTATTTTCAAGTGTTGAAGTACGTATTGATGATCAAGATGCGCAAGGTATAGGGGAACTATATGTTAGAAGTCCTATGACCTTTTCTGGTTATATTGATGAACCCGTACCTGAATGGATACAAACAGGGGATTATGCCTCCATTAAAGAAGATATTTTATATTTACATGGCCGCACTCAAGATCGCATGATTATTGGTGGGAAGAATATTTCTCCTTATATGATTGAACAAGCACTAAAAACAATTAAAGGAATTGATGAAGTGGTAATCATATCTCAAAGACATCAAAAGTTTGGAGAACTCGCATTGGGTCTCTATGAAGGGGATCGTCAGCTCACTTATCGAGAAATACGTCGTCAATTAGAAGATACGTTATCACGCTACGAATTTCCTTCTAAATTGATATGTGTGCCCAAATTACCACGTACAGCAAGTGGGAAAATCTCAAGACGTGCAGCACAACTATTATATGAACAGGGGGCTTGGCAATGA
- a CDS encoding thiolase family protein: protein MSEAVIVAAKRTPIGRYGGKLQKLEPEDLVKPLIQYFQETLLVDWQQLDDVILGNIVGNGGNVARKSLLEAGLNAAIPGVTVDRQCGSGLEAIHYACRMVEAGAGHLYIAGGVESTSRAPWKMKRPTSLYENEPPQFYERAPFAPEGQDPTMIEAADNVARIYDISREDQDQFAYDSYAKTVQAYDAGYFAEEMLPLKVNGEWMAQDEGMRRNIRLKLLERLNPIYSNGTVTVGNCCAKNDGAALVVVMSKEYALSLGITEGLKFIDYTIKGVDPNILGIGPVPAVSHLLDKHDLHITDIDAVELNEAFAAQVLASQRALNIKASQLNQYGGAIAIGHPYSASGAILVTRLFHMKDYYRTIATMGIGGGMGNAALFERWSDGNTTH from the coding sequence ATGAGTGAAGCGGTGATTGTTGCAGCAAAACGTACACCCATTGGTCGTTATGGTGGTAAATTACAGAAGTTAGAACCTGAAGATTTGGTGAAACCATTGATTCAGTATTTTCAAGAGACTTTACTTGTCGATTGGCAACAACTGGATGATGTGATTTTAGGAAATATTGTTGGGAATGGTGGTAATGTCGCAAGAAAAAGTTTATTGGAAGCGGGTCTAAATGCAGCGATACCAGGTGTTACAGTAGATCGTCAATGCGGGTCTGGACTTGAAGCCATTCACTATGCGTGTCGAATGGTGGAAGCAGGGGCAGGACATTTATATATCGCAGGTGGCGTGGAAAGTACCAGTCGAGCACCATGGAAGATGAAGCGGCCGACGTCACTCTATGAAAACGAACCACCGCAGTTTTATGAAAGGGCTCCTTTTGCACCTGAAGGACAAGATCCAACAATGATTGAAGCAGCTGATAATGTTGCACGTATCTATGATATATCTCGTGAAGACCAAGATCAGTTTGCGTATGATAGTTATGCGAAGACAGTGCAGGCATATGATGCAGGCTATTTTGCTGAAGAAATGTTACCACTTAAAGTAAATGGTGAATGGATGGCACAGGATGAAGGGATGCGTCGCAACATCCGTCTTAAACTATTGGAACGATTAAACCCCATTTACTCAAATGGAACAGTGACTGTAGGAAATTGTTGTGCTAAAAATGATGGCGCAGCATTAGTTGTTGTGATGTCAAAGGAGTATGCACTGTCGTTAGGTATAACAGAAGGATTAAAGTTTATTGATTATACGATTAAGGGTGTGGATCCCAACATATTAGGGATTGGTCCTGTGCCAGCAGTATCCCATTTATTGGACAAGCATGATTTACATATCACAGATATCGATGCCGTAGAGTTGAATGAAGCTTTTGCAGCCCAAGTACTCGCCTCACAGCGTGCGTTGAATATTAAGGCATCACAGTTAAATCAATACGGTGGTGCCATTGCGATTGGTCACCCGTATAGTGCGAGTGGTGCGATCTTAGTGACGAGACTGTTTCATATGAAAGATTATTATCGAACAATTGCAACGATGGGCATTGGAGGTGGAATGGGGAATGCCGCATTATTTGAACGTTGGTCAGACGGAAACACGACACATTAA
- a CDS encoding DUF1958 domain-containing protein: MRIKLLKVMMVFTMLQLLLVGTVEAETAPYEIAKKHEPQASQYYQPKFAMTTTQTGQILYDYNGEETLYPASVVKMMTFYLVYDAIDHGTIKLTDKVKITPEYQAVAQLPNVSTYPIKAGQEITVEALLQQAMMTSSNAATMVLADKVSGDTSTFTQQMNDKARAFNMKDTYFTNPAGLDNAWLHQFAPKDFMDVGKPTSSAYDLSILATRLVNDHPKILNITKLRTVHQADGAVRTTNYSLPGEANGMSGVDGLKTGTSDEAYHFMLTAKQQHLRLQTAVLQVEPFNDNNAKHARHIMANGITKEMFERYTYKKVLSKGEHRIHDKKYEVKQDLYDVVPKKMKLSDKNFKIDKEKERISLNYERQFLQGYHAPSVKIEQKGFEWFSDEPRVALIISVGLFLIILLALFTMWRIKKSSK; the protein is encoded by the coding sequence ATGAGGATTAAGCTTTTAAAAGTAATGATGGTTTTTACGATGTTACAGTTATTATTGGTTGGAACTGTTGAAGCAGAAACGGCACCGTATGAAATTGCTAAAAAGCATGAGCCACAAGCTTCGCAATACTATCAACCAAAATTTGCGATGACAACAACACAAACAGGACAAATACTGTATGATTATAATGGAGAAGAAACACTTTACCCTGCATCGGTTGTGAAGATGATGACATTCTATCTCGTTTATGATGCAATTGATCATGGCACTATTAAATTGACTGATAAAGTGAAGATTACGCCAGAGTATCAAGCGGTGGCACAGTTACCTAATGTATCGACATACCCGATTAAAGCAGGTCAAGAGATTACAGTAGAAGCTTTACTGCAGCAAGCAATGATGACATCAAGTAATGCTGCAACAATGGTGTTAGCTGATAAAGTTTCCGGCGATACGTCTACATTTACGCAACAAATGAATGACAAAGCTCGAGCATTTAACATGAAAGATACATATTTTACAAATCCAGCTGGTTTGGACAATGCGTGGTTGCATCAATTTGCGCCAAAAGACTTTATGGATGTAGGTAAACCGACATCGTCTGCATATGATTTATCAATATTAGCAACACGTCTCGTGAATGATCACCCTAAAATTCTTAATATCACAAAGCTGCGCACGGTTCATCAAGCAGACGGTGCAGTGCGCACAACCAACTATTCATTACCGGGTGAAGCCAATGGTATGTCAGGTGTTGATGGATTGAAAACAGGAACAAGTGATGAGGCGTATCACTTTATGTTGACGGCGAAACAGCAGCATTTAAGGCTTCAAACAGCGGTGTTACAAGTGGAGCCGTTTAATGATAACAATGCAAAACATGCACGTCATATTATGGCCAATGGTATAACGAAAGAGATGTTTGAGCGCTATACGTACAAGAAGGTTTTATCAAAAGGCGAACATCGCATTCACGACAAGAAGTATGAAGTGAAACAGGACTTGTACGATGTCGTACCGAAAAAAATGAAACTCTCAGATAAGAACTTCAAAATAGATAAAGAAAAAGAACGTATTTCATTAAATTATGAGCGGCAATTTTTACAAGGATATCATGCACCTAGTGTAAAAATTGAACAAAAGGGATTTGAATGGTTTAGTGATGAACCAAGAGTAGCTTTAATCATAAGCGTAGGTCTATTTTTAATTATTTTATTAGCATTGTTTACAATGTGGAGAATCAAAAAGAGTAGTAAATAG
- the thiD gene encoding bifunctional hydroxymethylpyrimidine kinase/phosphomethylpyrimidine kinase, with the protein MALKKVLTIAGSDTSAGAGMQADLKTFQELDTYGMVALAAIVTMDKETWSHDVSPIPFDVFNKQLATAIHVGPDAVKTGMLGTEEVIKRAGEAFEESGAEILVVDPVMVCKGVDEVLNPGNTEAMIQYLLPKATVVTPNLFEAGQLSKLGTLKSMEDMKKAAEIIHEQGAQHVVIKGGKALDQDKSYDLYYDGQTFYQLTTDMFQQSYNHGAGCTFAAATTANLANGQSPKEAVVNAKAFVASAIKNGWKMNEFVGPVDHGAYNRIEKIDVEVTEI; encoded by the coding sequence ATGGCATTAAAAAAAGTACTAACAATCGCAGGGTCGGATACAAGTGCAGGCGCAGGTATGCAGGCCGATCTTAAAACATTCCAAGAACTCGATACGTATGGTATGGTAGCACTTGCTGCAATCGTAACAATGGATAAAGAAACATGGTCACATGACGTTTCACCAATTCCATTCGATGTCTTCAATAAACAGCTTGCAACAGCTATACACGTTGGACCAGATGCTGTTAAAACAGGTATGCTTGGAACTGAAGAAGTTATCAAACGTGCTGGTGAAGCATTTGAAGAGTCTGGGGCAGAAATTCTCGTTGTCGACCCTGTTATGGTATGTAAAGGGGTAGATGAAGTATTAAATCCGGGTAACACAGAAGCAATGATTCAATATTTATTACCAAAAGCAACAGTTGTAACACCGAACCTTTTTGAAGCAGGTCAGCTTTCAAAATTAGGAACATTAAAATCTATGGAAGATATGAAAAAAGCAGCTGAAATCATTCATGAACAAGGTGCACAACACGTTGTCATCAAAGGTGGTAAAGCACTCGATCAAGATAAATCATACGACTTATACTATGATGGTCAAACATTCTATCAATTAACAACAGACATGTTCCAACAAAGCTATAACCACGGTGCTGGTTGTACATTCGCAGCTGCAACAACTGCCAATCTCGCGAACGGTCAATCACCAAAAGAAGCTGTTGTAAATGCTAAAGCGTTCGTTGCTTCAGCAATCAAAAACGGTTGGAAAATGAATGAGTTTGTTGGTCCTGTTGATCACGGTGCATACAATCGTATTGAAAAAATTGACGTTGAAGTCACTGAAATTTAA
- a CDS encoding uracil-DNA glycosylase: MEWATIFHDITSKHDFQKMHDFLENEYATNVVYPARENIYQAFDLTPFDQVKVVILGQDPYHGPNQAHGLAFSVQPDAKMPPSLRNMYQELADDIGCQRTSPHLQDWAREGVLLLNTVLTVRQGQAHSHRDIGWETFTNEVIQAISTYKSDVVFILWGRPAQQKERLIDTTKHYIIKSPHPSPLSAYRGFFGSKPYSKANDYLTERGIEPIQWCERKE; this comes from the coding sequence ATGGAATGGGCTACTATTTTTCATGACATTACTTCCAAGCATGATTTTCAAAAGATGCATGATTTTTTAGAGAATGAATATGCGACAAATGTTGTTTATCCAGCACGTGAAAATATTTATCAAGCATTTGATTTAACACCCTTTGATCAGGTGAAGGTCGTTATTTTAGGCCAAGATCCATATCATGGCCCGAATCAAGCACATGGCTTAGCTTTTTCTGTCCAACCGGATGCGAAGATGCCACCATCATTACGCAATATGTATCAAGAGCTGGCAGATGATATTGGGTGTCAAAGAACATCACCGCATTTACAAGACTGGGCACGAGAAGGGGTGTTGCTGCTAAACACTGTTTTAACAGTGCGACAAGGACAAGCACATTCTCATCGTGATATCGGCTGGGAAACATTTACCAATGAAGTGATTCAAGCTATTTCAACATATAAATCTGACGTTGTTTTTATTCTATGGGGGAGACCTGCACAGCAAAAAGAACGTCTTATAGATACAACAAAGCACTATATTATTAAGTCACCACATCCGAGTCCTTTGTCGGCATATCGTGGTTTCTTTGGTTCAAAACCATATTCGAAAGCCAATGATTATTTGACAGAGCGAGGGATTGAACCAATTCAGTGGTGTGAAAGAAAGGAGTGA
- a CDS encoding YwdI family protein translates to MQREKLIQLLEHELMQADQATTDAAFDKHMYAIHTLTALYTDQVTPNTSIPTTTHMPVTSTKVSEEEIRLMGGRVTESSVTPKTTDNRLVTDDEIGNGESIFDF, encoded by the coding sequence ATGCAAAGAGAGAAGCTCATCCAATTGTTAGAACATGAATTAATGCAAGCGGATCAAGCGACAACAGATGCAGCGTTTGATAAGCATATGTATGCTATCCATACATTAACTGCTTTATATACAGATCAAGTAACACCAAACACAAGTATTCCAACAACAACGCATATGCCCGTCACATCAACGAAAGTGTCGGAAGAAGAGATTCGTTTGATGGGTGGACGTGTTACAGAATCAAGCGTGACGCCGAAAACAACGGATAATCGTTTAGTAACAGATGATGAAATTGGGAACGGTGAATCTATTTTTGACTTCTAA
- a CDS encoding DUF423 domain-containing protein encodes MKIFIILGALNAMMAVGTGAFGAHMLDGKLSEHYMSVWEKATMYQMYHGLGLILIGIIGGAFDLNVSWAGWLMFFGIVFFSGSLYILSTTQISVLGAITPIGGVLFIVGWIMLIIASFKI; translated from the coding sequence ATGAAAATATTTATTATTTTAGGAGCACTTAACGCAATGATGGCAGTAGGTACAGGTGCGTTCGGTGCACATATGTTAGACGGAAAGCTTTCTGAACATTACATGTCTGTTTGGGAGAAGGCTACCATGTATCAAATGTATCATGGGTTAGGCTTGATATTGATCGGTATTATAGGTGGCGCATTCGACTTGAATGTAAGTTGGGCAGGATGGTTGATGTTCTTCGGTATTGTGTTCTTTAGTGGGTCATTGTATATCTTATCAACGACACAAATCAGCGTGCTAGGTGCGATTACACCGATTGGTGGCGTGCTATTTATTGTTGGTTGGATTATGCTCATTATTGCATCTTTTAAAATATAA
- a CDS encoding APC family permease: protein MAKKNKKPDRGDLQQNLSEKFVWAIAYGSCIGWGSFILPGDWIQTSGPIAASIGIFIGALLMMIIAVSYGALVERFPVSGGAFAFSFLGFGRYVSFFSSWFLTFGYVCVVALNATAFSLLIKFLVPDVIEVGKLYTVAGWDVYITEIIIASVLLLVFMVITIYGASVSGSLQFYFCVAMVIVVVLMFVSSFFGSSFSLDNLKPYHGPTYDWFPAIIMIVSVAPWAYVGFDNIPQTAEEFNFSPNKTFKLIVYSLLAAAITYILMILYTGWLTSENDSLWTTGAVTREAFGNIGLGILAIAIIMGIFTGLNGFLLSASRLLFSMGRSGIMPTVFSKLHPRYKTPYVAIIFLVALTLIAPWLGRTALTWIVDMSSTGVSIAYFVTCLSAAKLFSYDKNSTTYGPVYKTFAIIGAVISFIFLALLLLPISPASLSLPSHIALGFWTLLGLVFFFIRLPKLRRMDKDELSQLILDTRKKDVEKMLDE from the coding sequence ATGGCGAAGAAAAATAAAAAGCCAGATCGAGGCGATTTACAACAAAATTTGTCTGAGAAGTTTGTATGGGCAATTGCATATGGCTCTTGTATCGGCTGGGGTTCTTTTATTCTGCCGGGAGATTGGATTCAAACATCAGGGCCAATTGCAGCATCTATCGGTATCTTTATTGGGGCACTACTGATGATGATTATCGCTGTGAGTTATGGTGCATTAGTTGAACGTTTTCCAGTTTCTGGTGGAGCATTTGCATTTAGTTTCTTAGGATTTGGAAGATATGTGAGTTTCTTTTCATCATGGTTTTTAACTTTTGGTTATGTCTGTGTTGTCGCACTGAATGCGACGGCGTTTAGCTTGTTAATTAAGTTTTTAGTTCCAGATGTGATTGAAGTAGGTAAGTTATATACGGTTGCTGGCTGGGATGTTTATATTACAGAAATTATTATCGCATCCGTGTTACTGCTTGTCTTTATGGTGATCACAATATATGGAGCAAGCGTATCAGGATCATTACAATTTTATTTCTGTGTTGCAATGGTGATTGTTGTTGTTTTAATGTTTGTTAGTTCATTTTTTGGTTCGAGTTTTTCATTGGATAATTTGAAACCGTATCATGGACCAACTTATGATTGGTTTCCTGCAATTATTATGATCGTATCAGTCGCACCATGGGCTTATGTTGGTTTTGATAATATTCCACAAACAGCTGAAGAATTCAACTTCTCACCTAACAAAACATTCAAGTTAATCGTGTATAGCTTATTAGCTGCTGCAATCACATATATTTTGATGATTCTATACACAGGTTGGCTTACTTCAGAGAATGATAGCCTTTGGACAACAGGTGCTGTCACACGTGAAGCTTTCGGAAATATTGGATTAGGCATACTTGCGATAGCGATTATTATGGGGATTTTTACAGGACTAAACGGCTTTTTATTAAGCGCAAGTCGTTTACTTTTCTCAATGGGACGTTCAGGCATTATGCCAACAGTATTCAGTAAGTTACATCCACGTTATAAAACACCTTACGTTGCAATTATTTTCTTAGTTGCGCTAACATTGATTGCACCGTGGTTAGGTCGTACAGCCTTAACATGGATTGTAGATATGTCTTCAACGGGTGTATCAATTGCTTATTTTGTCACTTGTTTATCAGCTGCAAAATTGTTCAGTTATGATAAAAATAGTACGACATATGGTCCGGTTTATAAAACATTTGCGATTATCGGTGCAGTGATTTCGTTTATTTTCTTAGCATTATTGTTATTGCCGATTTCGCCAGCGTCATTATCGTTACCTTCGCACATTGCGTTAGGTTTCTGGACATTGCTAGGACTTGTCTTCTTCTTTATCCGTTTGCCGAAACTTCGTCGTATGGATAAGGATGAATTGTCACAATTAATTCTAGATACACGTAAAAAAGACGTCGAAAAAATGTTAGATGAATAG
- a CDS encoding acyl-CoA dehydrogenase, translated as MSLNTHIEKKLEPYLIEIDAGSYYPKDFISTLFKEGYFKDDDVKGNSEIIEKVSKSCLTTAFCLWCQLAFSTYLKNAEAPYFNQHLQQQLLSGKILGATGLSNPMKSFNDLETFNLSHHYNEQQQLIVNGRLPAISNIGPDHYFGAISKSTSSDELVMFIVQANQTGITMTEMSHFLGVNGSATFSIEMHDVLIPEKHIITHDAKTFATQIRPQFVALQIPIALGAIRASLDLIQQFSHAQNGINQYLEYDVQAFENQYNQIRQRFYAVLDEENLQNHFETLITLKKAAGYLLLDVNQASMVNGGSKAYGYQSPQVRKLKEGFFFAALTPTLRHLGKLQEALKASND; from the coding sequence ATGAGTTTGAACACACATATTGAGAAAAAGCTAGAACCCTATTTAATAGAAATTGATGCAGGATCTTATTATCCAAAGGACTTTATTAGTACTTTGTTTAAAGAAGGCTATTTCAAAGATGATGATGTCAAAGGCAACTCAGAAATCATAGAAAAGGTATCCAAGTCTTGTTTGACCACTGCTTTTTGTTTATGGTGTCAATTGGCGTTTTCTACTTACTTAAAAAATGCAGAAGCACCCTATTTCAACCAACATCTACAACAGCAATTGTTATCAGGTAAAATTTTAGGTGCAACTGGATTATCGAATCCGATGAAGTCATTTAATGATTTAGAGACATTCAATTTGTCACACCACTATAATGAACAGCAACAGCTCATTGTGAACGGTAGACTGCCCGCAATTAGTAATATTGGACCTGACCATTATTTTGGTGCAATATCTAAAAGTACATCATCCGATGAACTTGTTATGTTTATTGTTCAGGCCAACCAAACTGGTATCACAATGACGGAAATGTCTCATTTTTTAGGTGTTAATGGTTCGGCAACATTTTCGATTGAGATGCATGACGTACTCATACCAGAAAAACACATTATCACACACGATGCCAAAACATTTGCAACACAAATACGACCACAATTTGTCGCATTACAGATTCCAATCGCATTGGGTGCAATTCGTGCATCACTAGATTTAATCCAACAATTCTCTCACGCACAAAATGGTATTAATCAATATCTAGAATATGATGTCCAAGCATTTGAAAATCAATACAATCAAATAAGACAACGTTTCTATGCTGTGTTAGATGAAGAGAACTTACAGAATCACTTTGAGACACTGATTACACTTAAAAAAGCAGCGGGATATTTGTTGCTTGACGTAAATCAAGCATCGATGGTGAATGGTGGTTCAAAAGCATACGGTTATCAATCACCACAAGTACGTAAATTGAAAGAAGGATTTTTCTTTGCAGCATTAACACCGACATTAAGACATCTAGGCAAACTACAAGAAGCATTAAAAGCTAGCAATGACTAG
- a CDS encoding ABC transporter permease, which yields MTVNNIKKWSLPIITFMIFLLIWQCVIILGHYKPVLLPGPSLVLKSMWHFIITGDIFTHLSISLYRFIAGFILAIMLGIPIGFLLGRSFSLFNAIEPLFQLIRPISPIAWSPFVVLWFGIGSLPAIAIIFIAAFFPIVFNTIKGIKHIEPQYLKISSNLNLINWSLYRNILFPGALKHIMGGIHMAVGTSWIFLVSGEIIGAQSGLGFLIVDSRNMLNLEDVLAAIFFIGVFGFLIDRFISYFETLILIRFGE from the coding sequence ATGACAGTTAATAATATTAAAAAGTGGTCCTTACCCATCATTACTTTTATGATTTTTCTTTTAATATGGCAATGCGTTATCATCCTTGGTCACTACAAGCCCGTTCTTTTACCTGGCCCCTCTTTGGTATTAAAAAGTATGTGGCATTTCATAATCACTGGAGATATATTCACACATTTAAGTATCAGTTTATATCGTTTCATTGCAGGTTTCATATTGGCCATTATGCTAGGCATACCTATCGGCTTTTTATTAGGTCGTAGTTTTTCTCTATTTAATGCCATAGAACCATTATTTCAATTAATCAGACCTATCTCTCCCATTGCATGGTCTCCATTTGTTGTTTTATGGTTTGGTATTGGTAGCTTACCTGCCATTGCCATTATATTTATCGCTGCATTTTTCCCGATTGTTTTTAATACAATCAAAGGCATTAAGCATATCGAACCGCAATACTTAAAGATTTCATCTAATTTAAACTTAATAAACTGGTCATTATACAGAAACATTCTATTTCCCGGGGCTTTAAAACATATTATGGGCGGAATACATATGGCAGTCGGTACAAGTTGGATTTTCTTAGTATCTGGTGAAATCATTGGCGCACAATCAGGACTGGGATTCCTAATTGTAGATTCACGTAATATGTTAAATCTAGAAGATGTTTTAGCTGCCATATTTTTTATTGGTGTATTTGGGTTTTTAATTGATCGATTCATTAGTTACTTTGAAACATTAATCTTAATACGCTTTGGCGAATGA
- a CDS encoding ABC transporter substrate-binding protein produces MKNIILLTFIFLIILSGCNVNTPNNNAKPTIKIGYLPITHSANLMMTKEIQQNTHHSNYNLKLVRFNNWPDLLDALNSGKIDGASTLIELAMKSKQKGSDLKAVALGHHEGNVVMARKDKKRSDFHDHERYHFARPHRYSTHYLLLDEMRKQLKLRSNTFSYHEMPPAEMPAALNEGSISGYSVAEPFGALGKKLGSGHTLLHGSDIIPDAYCCVLVLRSDLINQHQTVIQSFMSDYKRAGFQMADKNRSIEIMNKNFKQDKKVLSQSAEWTSYGNLAIDKQGYNKIKKLVEEKKLFQAPDYQDFVDPTLYKE; encoded by the coding sequence TTGAAAAATATCATTTTGCTCACTTTCATATTTCTTATTATCCTTTCTGGTTGTAACGTCAACACACCCAACAATAATGCAAAACCAACAATAAAAATTGGTTACTTACCGATCACACATTCAGCAAATTTGATGATGACAAAAGAAATACAACAGAATACGCACCATTCGAATTATAACCTGAAATTAGTACGTTTTAATAATTGGCCGGATTTACTGGATGCTTTGAACAGTGGCAAAATCGATGGTGCTTCTACACTGATTGAACTGGCGATGAAATCAAAACAAAAAGGATCCGATCTTAAGGCTGTCGCTTTAGGTCATCATGAAGGGAATGTTGTTATGGCAAGAAAAGATAAAAAGCGATCAGACTTCCACGATCATGAGCGCTATCATTTTGCGAGACCCCATCGTTATTCAACACATTACTTATTACTCGATGAAATGCGAAAGCAACTGAAACTCCGTTCAAATACCTTTAGCTATCACGAAATGCCGCCAGCTGAAATGCCTGCTGCACTTAATGAAGGGAGCATTTCTGGATATTCTGTTGCAGAACCATTCGGCGCACTTGGTAAAAAATTAGGAAGTGGTCACACTTTATTGCATGGCAGTGACATCATACCAGACGCCTATTGTTGTGTACTCGTACTTAGAAGTGATCTCATCAACCAACATCAGACAGTTATTCAATCATTTATGTCAGATTATAAACGAGCAGGTTTCCAAATGGCGGATAAAAATAGAAGTATAGAAATTATGAACAAAAACTTTAAGCAAGATAAAAAAGTTTTATCACAATCAGCTGAATGGACTTCTTACGGTAACTTAGCAATTGATAAACAAGGTTATAACAAAATCAAAAAATTAGTAGAAGAAAAAAAGCTTTTTCAAGCACCTGACTATCAAGATTTTGTTGATCCTACGTTATATAAGGAGTGA